A single Bactrocera tryoni isolate S06 unplaced genomic scaffold, CSIRO_BtryS06_freeze2 scaffold_969, whole genome shotgun sequence DNA region contains:
- the LOC120782165 gene encoding trichohyalin isoform X1: MLNCTSRGKEAAIELPKVGNKKPIVLSSQRFNKLLNNANQTDKLRAQKELEEEQKYKEYLKEGSDQLVAHFKGNIQRTQDEKLAEIKAHMEEKITKMQENFHKTKENEERKRSEKLAKAQNLIEQLKPGPKQLHSAALQSEVLRARNVQRNINKEFERAIKQQECMDKMACQQQALGFMEEDIQRQLERHQAMDVYKKEMLQTINDSTKQRAEYKKQLIKEQQAAREAMDQEIKAQIEKEKAIMEKKRAALRKNALEAMKMVEQRRLRERMTEEIENRLCCVYNLGKQDLDAAKQEEEKKPTPEEEKKQEMQVQFLRCIQAKTEAEDDERVRRDISRMQLKFTAEEQEKIRKDKAAKQARIEAYMRELQQQKEAKRRSDEEKRYDMATRFKNCEVNRLFEETQKQQRLAKMQDTRKTLHEQMEQKKRNEKEDKELLRTCESNNEEREDKFFFEYARNLMEDAHKKDRPLYPFVKVVQQYKRERGIDCERKTPKHLLSQVYIGTRQPGDSKQNDDHNAAAVPMKSSKSKLTPTSSAEALHIGKLPSGTDKLAKTEKNIKDSILENCIKISELIAADTKKTGDSKEKCDNRLVDCLKPSNRVAEAKKEDDCESLISNSKVRYTMLELKELNQFT, translated from the exons ATGTTGAATTGTACATCACGGGGCAAAGAAGCTGCAATCGAACTACCGAAAGTCGGTAACAAGAAGCCTATAGTACTCTCATCCCAGCGCTTTAACAAATTGTTAAACAATGCTAACCAGACGGATAAGCTGCGAGCTCAGAAGGAACTAGAAGAGGAACAGAAGTACAAAGAGTATCTGAAAGAGGGCTCCGATCAATTGGTTGCACATTTCAAGGGTAACATACAACGAACTCAGGATGAGAAGTTGGCTGAAATCAAAGCGCATATGGAGGAGAAGATTACAAAAA TGCAGGAAAACTTCCATAAGACAAAAGAAAATGAAGAACGCAAGCGGAGCGAGAAACTGGCAAAAGCACAAAATCTAATCGAGCAACTAAAACCGGGTCCCAAGCAGCTGCACTCGGCTGCCTTACAAAGTGAAGTCCTTCGAGCGCGTAACGTGCAAAGAAACATAAACAAGGAGTTCGAAAGGGCTATTAAACAACAAGAATGCATGGATAAAATGGCTTGCCAACAACAAGCTTTGGGTTTCATGGAAGAGGATATACAGCGGCAATTAGAACGTCATCAGGCAATGGACGTTTACAAAAAGGAAATGCTACAGACCATTAACGACAGCACCAAACAACGCGCGGAATATAAAAAGCAGCTAATTAAAGAACAACAAGCAGCACGAGAAGCTATGGACCAGGAGATCAAAGCACAAATCGAAAAGGAGAAAGCAATTATGGAGAAAAAACGAGCTGCCTTGCGTAAAAACGCGTTAGAGGCCATGAAAATGGTTGAACAGCGTAGATTAA GAGAACGTATGACTGAGGAGATAGAAAATCGCCTTTGTTGTGTTTACAATTTAGGCAAACAAGACTTGGATGCTGCAAAGCAAGAAGAGGAGAAGAAACCCACACCAGAGGAGGAGAAGAAACAAGAGATGCAAGTTCAATTTCTTCGCTGTATTCAAGCTAAGACCGAAGCAGAAGACGATGAACGTGTACGTCGTGATATCAGTCGTATGCAGTTGAAATTCACAGCTGAGGAGCAAGAGAAGATACGTAAAGACAAAGCGGCAAAACAAGCGCGTATCGAGGCCTATATGCGTGAGCTACAACAGCAAAAGGAGGCCAAGCGTCGCAGTGATGAAGAGAAGCGTTACGATATGGCAACACGCTTTAAGAACTGTGAAGTAAATCGCCTATTCGAAGAGACACAAAAGCAACAGCGTCTAGCCAAAATGCAAGACACGCGTAAAACCTTACATGAGCAAATGGAGCAGAAAAAACGCAACGAAAAGGAAGACAAAGAACTCCTGCGCACTTGCGAAAGTAATAACGAAGAGCGTGAAGATAAATTCTTTTTCGAATATGCACGAAATCTTATGGAGGATGCACATAAAAAAGATCGCCCACTATATCCATTCGTAAAGGTAGTGCAACAGTATAAGCGTGAACGCGGCATCGACTGTGAAAGAAAAACACCAAAGCATCTATTGTCACAGGTTTATATTGGTACACGACAGCCAGGAGATAGCAAGCAAAATGACGATCACAACGCCGCGGCAGTGCCAATGAAAAGCTCAAAATCGAAGTTAACACCGACTAGCTCGGCTGAGGCTTTGCATATCGGTAAATTGCCTTCAGGAACTGATAAGTTGGCGAAGacagagaaaaatataaaagatagTATACTTGagaattgcattaaaattagCGAGCTTATTGCGGCTGATACAAAAAAGACTGGCGATAGCAAGGAAAAATGTGATAACAGATTAGTAGACTGCTTGAAGCCAAGCAACCGTGTGGCCGAGGCAAAGAAGGAGGACGATTGTGAATCGTTAATCAGTAACAGCAAAGTGCGATATACTATGTTGGAATTGAAAGAATTGAATCAATTCACTTAA
- the LOC120782165 gene encoding trichohyalin isoform X2, which translates to MRSWLKSKRIWRRRLQKENFHKTKENEERKRSEKLAKAQNLIEQLKPGPKQLHSAALQSEVLRARNVQRNINKEFERAIKQQECMDKMACQQQALGFMEEDIQRQLERHQAMDVYKKEMLQTINDSTKQRAEYKKQLIKEQQAAREAMDQEIKAQIEKEKAIMEKKRAALRKNALEAMKMVEQRRLRERMTEEIENRLCCVYNLGKQDLDAAKQEEEKKPTPEEEKKQEMQVQFLRCIQAKTEAEDDERVRRDISRMQLKFTAEEQEKIRKDKAAKQARIEAYMRELQQQKEAKRRSDEEKRYDMATRFKNCEVNRLFEETQKQQRLAKMQDTRKTLHEQMEQKKRNEKEDKELLRTCESNNEEREDKFFFEYARNLMEDAHKKDRPLYPFVKVVQQYKRERGIDCERKTPKHLLSQVYIGTRQPGDSKQNDDHNAAAVPMKSSKSKLTPTSSAEALHIGKLPSGTDKLAKTEKNIKDSILENCIKISELIAADTKKTGDSKEKCDNRLVDCLKPSNRVAEAKKEDDCESLISNSKVRYTMLELKELNQFT; encoded by the exons ATGAGAAGTTGGCTGAAATCAAAGCGCATATGGAGGAGAAGATTACAAAAA GAAAACTTCCATAAGACAAAAGAAAATGAAGAACGCAAGCGGAGCGAGAAACTGGCAAAAGCACAAAATCTAATCGAGCAACTAAAACCGGGTCCCAAGCAGCTGCACTCGGCTGCCTTACAAAGTGAAGTCCTTCGAGCGCGTAACGTGCAAAGAAACATAAACAAGGAGTTCGAAAGGGCTATTAAACAACAAGAATGCATGGATAAAATGGCTTGCCAACAACAAGCTTTGGGTTTCATGGAAGAGGATATACAGCGGCAATTAGAACGTCATCAGGCAATGGACGTTTACAAAAAGGAAATGCTACAGACCATTAACGACAGCACCAAACAACGCGCGGAATATAAAAAGCAGCTAATTAAAGAACAACAAGCAGCACGAGAAGCTATGGACCAGGAGATCAAAGCACAAATCGAAAAGGAGAAAGCAATTATGGAGAAAAAACGAGCTGCCTTGCGTAAAAACGCGTTAGAGGCCATGAAAATGGTTGAACAGCGTAGATTAA GAGAACGTATGACTGAGGAGATAGAAAATCGCCTTTGTTGTGTTTACAATTTAGGCAAACAAGACTTGGATGCTGCAAAGCAAGAAGAGGAGAAGAAACCCACACCAGAGGAGGAGAAGAAACAAGAGATGCAAGTTCAATTTCTTCGCTGTATTCAAGCTAAGACCGAAGCAGAAGACGATGAACGTGTACGTCGTGATATCAGTCGTATGCAGTTGAAATTCACAGCTGAGGAGCAAGAGAAGATACGTAAAGACAAAGCGGCAAAACAAGCGCGTATCGAGGCCTATATGCGTGAGCTACAACAGCAAAAGGAGGCCAAGCGTCGCAGTGATGAAGAGAAGCGTTACGATATGGCAACACGCTTTAAGAACTGTGAAGTAAATCGCCTATTCGAAGAGACACAAAAGCAACAGCGTCTAGCCAAAATGCAAGACACGCGTAAAACCTTACATGAGCAAATGGAGCAGAAAAAACGCAACGAAAAGGAAGACAAAGAACTCCTGCGCACTTGCGAAAGTAATAACGAAGAGCGTGAAGATAAATTCTTTTTCGAATATGCACGAAATCTTATGGAGGATGCACATAAAAAAGATCGCCCACTATATCCATTCGTAAAGGTAGTGCAACAGTATAAGCGTGAACGCGGCATCGACTGTGAAAGAAAAACACCAAAGCATCTATTGTCACAGGTTTATATTGGTACACGACAGCCAGGAGATAGCAAGCAAAATGACGATCACAACGCCGCGGCAGTGCCAATGAAAAGCTCAAAATCGAAGTTAACACCGACTAGCTCGGCTGAGGCTTTGCATATCGGTAAATTGCCTTCAGGAACTGATAAGTTGGCGAAGacagagaaaaatataaaagatagTATACTTGagaattgcattaaaattagCGAGCTTATTGCGGCTGATACAAAAAAGACTGGCGATAGCAAGGAAAAATGTGATAACAGATTAGTAGACTGCTTGAAGCCAAGCAACCGTGTGGCCGAGGCAAAGAAGGAGGACGATTGTGAATCGTTAATCAGTAACAGCAAAGTGCGATATACTATGTTGGAATTGAAAGAATTGAATCAATTCACTTAA
- the LOC120782167 gene encoding inositol hexakisphosphate and diphosphoinositol-pentakisphosphate kinase-like isoform X2 yields the protein MSYTELESGYQDLRQSSQQAQTQSFSNERSSRPGFFVGSDGNMLPPLYSHWIFVPPPTLTG from the exons ATGTCCTACACAGAACTCGAATCAGGATACCAGGACTTAAGGCAGTCGTCGCAACAGGCTCAAACCCAGTCATTTTCAAATGAACGCAGCTCACGACCTGGATTTTTTGTTGGCAGTGATGGCAAT ATGTTGCCTCCACTGTACAGCCATTGGATATTCGTTCCTCCTCCTACACTTACGGGGTGA
- the LOC120782167 gene encoding uncharacterized protein LOC120782167 isoform X1, whose protein sequence is MGNSFEKFVFTGSNPVHIWDRHRHRTMPAQQTQHQQCGGERNAFRQQHTVNSQTGKVAACGCTTKTLPHGNSTPNLGDVASTVQPLDIRSSSYTYGVNLRALTSFFNFLSFMLHF, encoded by the exons ATGGgcaacagttttgaaaaatttgtgttCACCGGAAGCAATCCTGTTCACATTTGGGATCGCCATCGTCATCGTACCATGCCAGCGCAACAAACCCAACATCAACAATGTGGTGGTGAACGAAATGCCTTTCGTCAACAACATACAGTCAACTCACAGACGGGAAAGGTAGCAGCATGTGGATGCACAACGAAAACCCTGCCTCATGGCAATTCGACGCCTAACCTTGGTG ATGTTGCCTCCACTGTACAGCCATTGGATATTCGTTCCTCCTCCTACACTTACGGGGTGAATCTAAGAGCTCTCAcaagtttctttaattttctttcctTTATGTTACACTTTTAA